The window GGCGATAAAGATGTTCTTAAAATGCAGGGTAAGCTTTATTCGGTATTAGGGGATACAAAAAAAGCAGAGCTTATTTTTGAACACTTACTTCAGTTGTCTCCGAGCGAAATAAATATGAGGGCCGAATTGGCTGATTTATATTTTCATAACGATAAATATAAAGAAGCCGCAAATGAACTTATCAAATATCTAAATGAAAAGCCTCAAGAAATTTCTGCAAGGTTAAAACTAGGAAAAGCTTATGAACAAATGAAAAGGTATGATTTAGCCAAGCATGAATATAATAAAATAATAAAAAATGATGCAAATAATACCGAAGCTCTTGCGGCAATTTTGGAGCTGAACAAAAATGAAGGCAATACTGTTGAAGCTGTTCGTCTTGCAAATAAAATTGTTGATATTCAAACCGATAAAATAGAAAATGACGATATAGGCAGTTTGTCCAAGTCCGTTCAGTTATATGAAGATGCCGTTAAGTCTTACGGCGATGACGGTATTCTGAATAAAAATCTTGATAAGCTGCGCCCTCCTCAAGAAGAACTTGATATAAGCCCTGAACCGGATTTAGAAGATTTGGGGGCGGTAAATTTTGAAGATGATGATGAAATAACTCTTAGCGAAAGCTTTGAAGATATGCCTGATTTAGAGATGCCTTTTGATGATTTAATGGAATTGGCTGATGATGAAGTTTTTGATCGAGGAGAAGATGAAGATTCTTTAGATAATTTGGTCTATGTTGATGCACCCATTGACGATAGTCCGGACATAGGGGCCGAGTATGATCCTCTTGAGCTGGGCAAGCCGGGGCCCAATAGGAATCGAAAGAACGATATACCTGAAGAAGAGTTACAACTTCAAGATACTTCATCAAAAGGAGATGTTCCTGCAAAAGAAACAACACCTACAAAGGACTTTGCTCCTTCCCAATCTAAGCCATATCAATCTCCTTCAAGTGAATCGGCTCCTCTTCAATCTCCGCCGTATCAAGTACCTCCAAATGAACCGGCTTCTTATCAAGCTCAGCCGCAGCAGCAATCAAGTATACCGGAATCGGATTATCCCCAAGATCTTAGCTCTGCCGCAAAATCCGGAAAGCCCGACACAGCCGATATGCCCTTTTCTGCAGCAAAGCCTGACACAGCTGACAGCTTTGGTTCGGAAGATGAAGGAATCGAAATGGAACCGGAATTGGAAGCAGTACCGGAATCAAGGGACGCTTCTAGCCCTCTGTCTGAAAAACCGGCAGATAAAAAAACGTCTCAAGCTTCGGGTAGTCCAAACCTTGATGAGATGGATCTAAGTGCTGAAGATTCTTTAAGTAATGAAGATGAATTAAATAATGAAAATGAGTTAATTGATGATCTGCCTGCCAGCTCGAATGTGCCTTTGTCCGAAGAAACAAATTTAAGCTCTGATGATGAGGATTTTTTAGATCCTGCGGGTACGGCTCCCGACTCCCTTATTCCTTCTTCCTTTGATGATGATTTGGATACTTCCGATTCTGTTGATGAAATTGTAAATAAACTTTCCGATAAACCGTATCTTTCACTTCTGCCTCACAGCTTAAAAGAATCTCCTCGATTTGAAGAAGAGTTGGATATTATCGAGGGTTATGAAATAGTTAATCTCTTTGTCTATTTGCGTGACTTGATGGATAATCTTCCTTCTATCGAATTAAAAGATTTTCTTATAAGTAATGAGCGTATTCAAATGGAATATGTTATAAATAAATTGTCCGGAGAGGTCGGGTTAAAACGCAGGATGATTCTCTTAAATGTAAAAGGTGCTTTGAAAAAAACAATAGACCCTAAAACTTCTACGGATAAAACTTTAAAGGATGTTTTGGGCTATCTTAGAATAATTGCATCTCAGTTGCCTGATAAGGGATTTGCTTCTGCCTGTATAGGAAAGATCAATAGCCTGATAGAACAAATCGAATAAGGCGTTCATAGCTGGACAAAAGACAAAATATATATTATTTTTAAATGAGGAGTTTAAATATGGAATTAAATAAATATATAGATCATACCCTTCTTAAACCGACAGCTTCCGAAAAGGATATAATCAAAATTTGTAATGAAGCAAAAGAGTATCATTTTGCTTCCGTTTGTGTAAATCCTTGCAATGTTTCATTGGTGAGAAAGGAGCTGAAAGGTTCCGATGTAAAGGTCTGCAGCGTTATTTCTTTTCCCTTTGGGGCATCTTCAACGGAGGTAAAAGTAGAAGAGGCTAAAAAGGCAATTGAAGCCGGTGCTGAAGAGATAGACATGGTTATAAATGTAGGGAAACTTTTAGAAGGAGATTTGGAATATACTCAAAATGAAGTGAGTGCCATAACAAAGGCCTGCCATGAAAAGAATGTTCTTCTTAAAGTAATTGTCGAAACCTGTTATCTTGAAGAAAAAAATATTGCGGATATTTGTGCAATTATCGAAAAGGCCGGGGCGGATTTTATAAAGACCTCGACAGGCTACGGCTCCCGCGGGGCTTCGGTTGAAGATATAAAACTATTTAAAAAATACTTAAAAAAAGATACGAAGATAAAAGCTTCCGGCGGGGTGCGCACCCGTGAAGATGCGGAAACCTATATCGGTTTGGGCTGTTCAAGGATAGGAGCTAGCAGCGGTATAGCAATAGTTACCGGCAAGTAAATTGTTAGAAAAAAAACGGCCTCCAAGGGCCGTTTTTTTTACGTCTTTAAATTTAAGCTCTTTTGCCTAGTTCCTTATCCAAAATCATAAGACCTGTATTGTTATCGATGTATTTAAACTTATCCAAGATAGCCGTAACATTGGCCTCTTCTTCAACCTGTTCATTGATAAACCAAGTTAAGAAGCTTTGAGTTTTATAATCTTTTTCGGTTAGAGCCAACTCGTAAAGGCTTGTGATAGAAGCGGTTACAAGTTTTTCGTGTTCTAAAACCTTTTTGATTACATCGATGGGTTTTCCGTATTCGGTACTTTGGGCACCGATGGCTCCCAAAACAGGCTTTGCTCCTATCTCAAACAAGTATCTGTATATCTTAAGAGCATGTTCCATTTCTTCCTTAGCTTGCTCCTGCATCCAATGGGCAAAACCTGTAAGAGCCTCAGTTTCAAAATGTACAGCCATTCCTAAATATAAATAAGCCGATTCCATTTCCTTGTTAATCTGCTCGTTTAAAGCCTTTGTAATTTTTTCGTTCATAATATTTACCGCCTTATATATGTATAATATATTAAAGATACTACTATTTTTGTCTACAGTCAAGTTAAAATTTATTCATTATTCGTACAAAAAATGCGAGAGTGCGTTTAAACTCATTCAAGCGTATTCTTTCGTCATTGCCGTGAATTAAGCCTCTTTCTTCTTTTGTTAGGTGCATCGCAGAAAACCTATAAACCTTATCCGATATTTTTGAGTAATGGCGGGAATCCGAACAGGCCATCATCAGATAGGGAGTTACTAATGTCTTTTCCCAAGTTTGTCTGATTGCATCGCTTAAAAGCTCGAATTCGGGGCTATCTATTTTTGAATAACGGCTGGGTTCTTCATCGTATTTGACTTCAATTTTTACATCCTCATTTTTTATCACTCTTTTAAAATGAGAAATAATGTTCTCTCTTCCGTCTTCGGCTAAATAGCGGATATTAATTCCTATGCTGGCTTTAGGCGGGATAACATTAAAGGCATCGGAGCCGGACATCTTTGTTACAGCCGTTGTGGTGCGGAGCATGGCGTTTAATTCTCCGCCTGTTTTTTTGGTAAGCATGTTAAATAGGGGATAAAAAACTTTTAGGTTTGCAAAGACTAATCTCATTCCAAGGCCTGCATGACGGCCGAGAACATCGAACATAGCCGAAACCGGAGGTGTTACATGCATGGGGAGAGGATTGTTTTCGATATTGCAGACGGCTTGAGCTAATTTACCTACAATCGTGTGTTTAGGAGGTGTTGAAGCATGTCCGCCCTTACTTTCCATCGAAAGCTCCACATCCATCTGTCCCTTTTCTCCTATACCTATTACGGCAAACCTTTCTTTGATGCCGGGGAAGACGCCTTCAACTACGGCCCCTCCCTCGTCAAGAACGAACTCCACATTTATATTTTCTTTTTTAAGCTCTTCGACTATTGCAGGGCAGCTTGGGCCGTGCGGTTCTTCATCCCCCGAAAAAGAAAGATAGATATCATGTTCGGGTACAAAACCCTTTGAAAGAAGATACTCGGCAGCTTCCATTACGCCGCAAAGGGTACACTTAGTATCCAAGGTGCCGCGTCCCCAGAGTACATTATCTATAATTTCAGCCCCGAAGGGATCTCGGCTCCAGCCCTCCCGATTTACGGGGACTACATCATAATGGGCCATAAAAACCGAAGCCTTTTCGGAGCTCTTGCCCTTCCAATGATAAAGGAGTCCTTTAGGTCCTAAGATTCGGCGCGGGCAGGTTTTTGTAACAAGAGGGTAGGCATCGTTTAAATAGTCTTGGAATTTCTTAAAAACTGACGGGTCTTCAAGACTGACATCGGCGTGAGATACCGTAGGAATCTTTATCATCCCTGAAAACCGGCTTATGGCCTTATCAAAATCCATATCGACATTTTCTACGATAAGTTTATTCGGTTTTTTAGGTTTAAATGTGAGAGCCCTTAGCAGCAAAACTAAGGGAAATACAAGAAGTAAAAATAATAGGTAAAAATAATTCATAAGGTTTCTCCCTTTTTTATGTTTAATATTATAGCATAAAGTCTCGAAATTGACAAAGGCTTAAGTGTAAAGTACGCATGACAATTCGACCTTAGGTATCTGAATCTTCCCTATTGAATTCTTTGTCTTTATCCTGTACAATCATCCGGATTATTAAACTTTAGGAGAATTGCATGGCTGTCATAAATGTTACAAGCGAAATAGGAAAACTAAAAAAGGTGCTCCTGCACCGCCCCGGAAAGGAACTTTTAAATCTTACCCCCGATAAACTTGACGAACTATTGTTTGACGATATTCCGTTTTTAAAAATGGCCCAAAAAGAACACGATGCTTTTGCCGATATTCTATCAAAAAACGGAGTTGAGGTTGTATATCTTGAAGACTTGGCGGCTGAGGCTGTTTCTCAAAGTGCGGAAATCCGCGAAAAATTTATAAAGCAGTATATTAACGAAGCTGACATCTATTCCGAATATTATCAAAAAATGATCTATGATTTTCTTAATGCAATCAAGGATCCGAAAGAGCTTATCCTAAAAACAATGGAAGGTGTAAACGCAAACGAGATACCTTTTAAGAATACACATTCGCTTTCGCACTATGTTTTAGATTCGGGCTCTATGGTAATAAACCCTATGCCCAACCTCTACTTTACCCGCGACCCCTTTGCATGTATAGGAAACGGGGTCAGCTTAAATAAAATGTACTCGGTAACAAGATGCCGTGAAACTATTTACGGAGAATACATCTTTGATCACCATCCCGAATATGCCGGAAAGGTAAACAGATTTTACAACCGCTATGATGCTCCCAGCATTGAGGGCGGAGATATCTTAAATATCGGTAAAGATGTTTTGGCGATAGGTCTTTCACAGAGGACATCTGCCAACGCTATCGATTCTATAGCAAACAATATCTTTGATAATGAAACATCTCCTATAAAAACCGTCCTTGCCTTTCAGATTCCTGCAATCAGGGCCTTTATGCACTTGGACACGGTCTTTACTCAAATAGACTTTGACAAGTTTACCATTCACCCCGGAATTCTAGGGCCTTTAAGAGTCTTTGAAATTACACGAGGAACAAAAAAGGGAGAACTCAATGTAAAGCAGATTGATTCTACCTTGGAAAAGGTTCTTGAAAAATATACGGGAGCCGGAAAGATTGAACTCATCCAATGTGCCGGAGGCGACAAGATTGCAGCTGAACGCGAACAGTGGAATGACGGCTCCAATACCCTCTGCATAAGCCCGGGCACAATAGTCGTTTATGAAAGAAACGATGTTACAAACGAAATCTTAAACAAGAAGGGCTTAAAAGTCCTCGAAATGCCCTGCGGTGAACTTTCCCGCGGCCGCGGCGGCCCCCGTTGTATGAGCATGCCCTTATTAAGAGAAGATATAAGGTAACTTTACATAAAGACTAAAACTTATGGGCTATACCGCTTTGCTTCATGATAGCATTAGCGGTATGCCGTGATTTTATTTTGGAATCAACGGTAAAACGGCAATCGTTTATTGGACTATACCAAATGTCATGATCGCCCTTGCCGTGCCTTACAAAAGCACACCCGTTTTTACGCAATATTTCTCTCACAATTTTTTCATACTGTGCCATTATGCATACATCCGTTCGGATTTTTCGGCACAAAAGTGCAATGTGGTTTGATTGTGAGGAATCTGATTATTCTCTTGGAGCAGATCAGGCACGGCGTATCGTACTCTTTCCATAAGGGCATCAATAGAACCGCTTTCAAGAACAAGGCCTCTTATATCATCGCTTGTTGCTATCCATACCCCGGCTTCATTGTCCCAGTTTATTTTAATGATATATTCCATGATTATAAGTTTATCATAGGCGGGATATTTTTACAAGTGTAAATTATTTCACGGCAGATATTCAGGCAAGATATTCTTTAGAGAATTAAAAAGGTTTATCTTGAGCTTGTAGGAGCCGCCTGTCAGGCGGTCGAGTCTTGAGCGGGCTGTTTTGCGGGCGGAGTTTTCTTGAAAGTTGCAGGTGCAGGTCGAGCATATATAGCCGGCCTGCTCCGAATGGCGGATAATCATGGGGAGGTCTGCAAGGCAAAGCGGCCTTATCATCGTAACGGGATATTTTTCGAATTTTAAGACGGGGGGCATTGTAGACAATATTCCCTTTTCTAAGGAATTCATCAAAAGGGTTTCCAAAATATCATCCAAGTGATGACCCAAGGCTATCTTATTAAAGCCTTCCTCCATAGCAAATTTATTTAGCTCGGTTCGCCTTTGAGTTGAGCACCACCAGCAATTCATCTTTTCATTAGGTTTTAATCTTCCCAAGACGGAAACGGTTTTTATTGTGAGCGGAATATTCCAGTTTTCAAACATTTTTATTAAATCAGGAGAAAGGGGCGGGGCTACATCGGTTGCTATGTGCATAGCATGAACTTCAAATCTAGGTGAGGGGCGTTTTAAGCGCATTGAAAAATACTCGGCTAAGGCCGTAGAATCTTTTCCGCCTGAAGCAGCAAGTAAAATTCGGTCTCCTTCTTCTATCATCTTATAATCAAAAACAGCCCTGTCGATTGTTCTAAAAAGTTTGGGGTTTGCCATGGATATGAGAATAATATTTTTTTTAAAAAAAGACAATGGCTTTTGTTTTAATAAGCTGCCTGCCGATAATGAATAGAGGTGTTGTATGAACTTTAATGCGGATATAAAAAATTTGGAAAACATGGACGAAGCCGAATTAAAACTTGAACTTAAAAAACTTTTTGATGAGGTTTATGACGCTTCGCCGGAAGAAGGAATTTTAATAGCCTCTCCTCTTAGTTTGACCCTCATGGGCGAAGAGCTGGATTATAACGGCGGAAATGTTTTAAATTTATGCTGCGATAAATCTATTTATTTTTTTATTAGAAAAAACAGCTCGGATAAAATTTCTTTGACGGATTTGGTTTTAAATAAAAAATTTGAAGGCCTTATAAGCGGGCAAGCCGGAAAAAATCAAAATCCGGACAGCAGGAAAGAAGGTTTTGCAAGCTCCATATTCAATATTATTCTTTTAACGGCACAAAAAATTAATAAGCATTTTGAAAATCCTTTAAGCGGTTTTGATATAATGGTCTTCGATAAGTTACGCTTTAAAACAGGGCAAACCTCCTTACCGGCCTTTGAAGCGGGCTTTTGTACCGGGCTTTTATCTATATTTAAACTTAAAGAGAACTTTAAAGTTATAGCCTCGCTCTGTCTGGAAGCCGAACATGAAATCTTAAACACAAAGAGAGGGCTGTCAAATCAAATATCTTCCTTTTCGGCAAAACAAGATTCTCTTAATTTGTTTGACTCTAGGGATCTTTCTTTTTTAAGTCTGCCCTTAAATTTAAGAGAATATGGAATAGTAATAATAGGTACCCGCTCAAATAGTGAAGCTTATAGAGCTTCTTCCAATATCCGCTACATGGAGTGTGAAGAGGGCTTGCGTATTTTACAAAACAAATTAGACTTGGATCATCTTTGCGAAATAACCGAGGCTGATTATACGTACTATCAACCTAGTTTTTTGGATAAGACAATTATGCGGAGGGTAAAGCACTGCATTACCGAAAACGCAAGAACCTCCAAGGCGGTAATGGCTTTAGAGAAGGGAGACATGGATCTTTTGGGGAAACTCCTTTGTGAATCCCATATTTCGATGAGAGATGATTTTGAGCTTATGAGTACCGAACAAAATATTCTTTTTGAAACTGCCATTATTCAAAGAGGATGCCGAGGAGCAAAGTTAGTCGGAAATACCGAAGGCTGCTATATTCTGGCCTTGGTAAAAAAAGATGCTCTTGACGAATTTTATCTTGAGGTACATAAAAGGTATTTTGAAAAAACCGGAGGCAGTCCCGAATTTTTTGAATTTAAAAGTGCTGCAGGCGTCCGTATCTTATAAAGATAGGTGTAAAACGAAAAGAGGTGTTTTAATGAGTCTAGAAGCTCGATAAAACACCTCTTTTTTGTTTAAGATTGAGAAAAGCGGCTTACACGCCTCTTTCGCTCATTATAACTTTTATTTCTTCTTCGTTGATTCCAACCATGGCAGGGCCGAGGTTTTCTGAAACCTCTGCTAAGATTGCAGGATTATCGTAATTCTTTACGGCCTTTACGATGGCGGCAGCTCTTTTTGCAGGATCGCCTGATTTAAAAATACCGCTTCCAACAAAAACGCCGTCAGCACCGAGGTGAACCATCAAGGCTGCGTCTGCCGGGGTTGCAACTCCTCCTGCCGAAAAGTTCGGAACGGGGAGCTTCCCGTGCTTATGCACATATTCTACAAGGGCATAAGGTACTTGAAAATTCTTTGCTGCGACATAGAGTTCATCTTCGCGAAGGCATGTCAGCTGCCTCATTTCGCTTTGGATTTGGCGCATGTGTTTTACAGCCTGAATAACGTCTCCGGTTCCGGCTTCACCCTTTGTGCGGATCATCTTTGCGCCTTCTTGAATTCTCCTTAATGCCTCTCCCAAATTTCGGGCGCCGCATACAAAGGGCACCTTAAATTTGTTTTTATCTACATGGTAAACCTCGTCTGCAGGAGACAGAACTTCGGACTCATCAATAAAATCGATACCGATGGCTTCCAAAATTGAAGCTTCTACAAAGTGGCCGATTCTGACCTTTGCCATAACGGGAATTTTTACGGCCTTTATGATTTCTTTAATCATCTTAGGATCGCTCATTCTTGAGACCCCGCCTGCAGCTCTTATATCGGCCGGAATTCTTTCGAGGGCCATGACTGCAACGGCTCCCGCATTTTCTGCAATCTTGGCCTGTTCAGGGTTGGTTACGTCCATAATGACGCCGCCCCTCAGTTTATCTAAAATATCCATAAAAACCTCCATAAATGTTTAGAACGGGTGCAATTATACCGCAAAGCAGGGATAAGTTAAAGTAGGGTATCATTTTAAAACCGGGCTGTATTTTTTAACCGTGTTATTTAAACGGTTAAAGATAAACCTTGACATTTTTCCTCATCTTTTGTATAGTTTTTAAGGTTGGTTTTATATTAGGAGCCGTTTTATGAAAAAAAAATTATCGATACTTTCTTTTATTTTTATACTGATTTCTTATCTGTCATCTCAAGATTATTATATGGATGACTTTAAGGATTTTACCTTTGAAATGCCTGACGGTTGGGAAACAATGACTTATCCGGGGCTGAAATATAAGATAATATACGGCGATTCGGTAAAGGGGCAAAATCAAAATATGATTTTTGTTTCCGAAGAAGTTTCCGGTTCAATGGAGGAAGTAGTCAGTGAGTATTTATCCGGTCAAAAAGAGCCCGATGACTCTGCCTCCGCTTATACAGTAATAACGCAAGAAAAATTTGAAAATAATTATAATTTGGAATCCCGAAAAATAATTATAGAACTGCCTGAAGGGGAAGGCATTGCAAAACATTATTTTTATTTGTTTAAGCACAACAATATTCTTTATATCTGTGCTGCTACCTTGTCCCATGATGTAGAGCCGGAAATTGTGGAAATGCTCGATGCCTCTATGAAAACATTTCAGGTACTTGATAAAAAAGAAGAAGAGTAATTTAGTTTTCTTTCATGGAAAAAAAAGTAAAAAAAGCGAAACTTATTTTTGTTCTCTTTATAATTTTACTTTGGATAGTTGTAATTTTTAAACTGTATCCTATAATAAAAGAATTTAAAGAAGGAAAATCAGGTTTAAGTAAACATGATGTAAGCATAAAGTCAAAACCTAAACAGGAAAATTCAAAAGAAGAGATTTTTTTTAAAAAATATGCCGATAGTTTATACTCGGAATATTATGATATTTCGGACATTTCCGTTTATGATTATATACCTGATGATGAATCCTATGGTTCAAATGAAAGATTTTATTTTGTTTCGATAGAAAAAAAGTTGAAGTTTAATTCGGTTTATCAACTTCCCTTTGTTGCCGGAATGAAAAAGGCTGTTGAATATTTTAAAGATAATAAAAAAGCTTTGAATCAATACAACAAAAGAACTACGGAATTAAAAAAGTATATAGGTAAAACTCAAATTGAAAACAATATTTTTAAGATCACATTTACCGAAAAAGATAACTTTGAAAATATAAAAATTGAAATAGCA of the Treponema denticola ATCC 35405 genome contains:
- a CDS encoding tetratricopeptide repeat protein, yielding MSSNLNIIIEQANAAILSRDYAFAEKILLNQLKKQKNTPDEYYQLKNLLGKLYIRSGDMKKGLEIYKELNSLNPNNSDILNNMGVIYRRLNMFNESIVILEKAKAIDSKNETTLYNLGNTYKQNGDYKHAIQCFTDVLDIKPDDALAYNHLGSVYFLCKDYPKALETYKIGLKVDPNHPFLNFNLAELYKEEKHYKEAINSYQTAMKTKPNWYEALAAIADCYVEMEELGKAIETYKMIIGSTGQSEENFTKLAKLYEKIHEDKDAEDFYKKAVSINGNFLPAVLGYANMLKAQKRYFDAYNILINNKEKYPNNKELLLSTAEVCLMLEDYAKAKEILNHLSKEIKGDKDVLKMQGKLYSVLGDTKKAELIFEHLLQLSPSEINMRAELADLYFHNDKYKEAANELIKYLNEKPQEISARLKLGKAYEQMKRYDLAKHEYNKIIKNDANNTEALAAILELNKNEGNTVEAVRLANKIVDIQTDKIENDDIGSLSKSVQLYEDAVKSYGDDGILNKNLDKLRPPQEELDISPEPDLEDLGAVNFEDDDEITLSESFEDMPDLEMPFDDLMELADDEVFDRGEDEDSLDNLVYVDAPIDDSPDIGAEYDPLELGKPGPNRNRKNDIPEEELQLQDTSSKGDVPAKETTPTKDFAPSQSKPYQSPSSESAPLQSPPYQVPPNEPASYQAQPQQQSSIPESDYPQDLSSAAKSGKPDTADMPFSAAKPDTADSFGSEDEGIEMEPELEAVPESRDASSPLSEKPADKKTSQASGSPNLDEMDLSAEDSLSNEDELNNENELIDDLPASSNVPLSEETNLSSDDEDFLDPAGTAPDSLIPSSFDDDLDTSDSVDEIVNKLSDKPYLSLLPHSLKESPRFEEELDIIEGYEIVNLFVYLRDLMDNLPSIELKDFLISNERIQMEYVINKLSGEVGLKRRMILLNVKGALKKTIDPKTSTDKTLKDVLGYLRIIASQLPDKGFASACIGKINSLIEQIE
- the deoC gene encoding deoxyribose-phosphate aldolase → MELNKYIDHTLLKPTASEKDIIKICNEAKEYHFASVCVNPCNVSLVRKELKGSDVKVCSVISFPFGASSTEVKVEEAKKAIEAGAEEIDMVINVGKLLEGDLEYTQNEVSAITKACHEKNVLLKVIVETCYLEEKNIADICAIIEKAGADFIKTSTGYGSRGASVEDIKLFKKYLKKDTKIKASGGVRTREDAETYIGLGCSRIGASSGIAIVTGK
- a CDS encoding ferritin, which translates into the protein MNEKITKALNEQINKEMESAYLYLGMAVHFETEALTGFAHWMQEQAKEEMEHALKIYRYLFEIGAKPVLGAIGAQSTEYGKPIDVIKKVLEHEKLVTASITSLYELALTEKDYKTQSFLTWFINEQVEEEANVTAILDKFKYIDNNTGLMILDKELGKRA
- a CDS encoding M20 family peptidase — encoded protein: MNYFYLLFLLLVFPLVLLLRALTFKPKKPNKLIVENVDMDFDKAISRFSGMIKIPTVSHADVSLEDPSVFKKFQDYLNDAYPLVTKTCPRRILGPKGLLYHWKGKSSEKASVFMAHYDVVPVNREGWSRDPFGAEIIDNVLWGRGTLDTKCTLCGVMEAAEYLLSKGFVPEHDIYLSFSGDEEPHGPSCPAIVEELKKENINVEFVLDEGGAVVEGVFPGIKERFAVIGIGEKGQMDVELSMESKGGHASTPPKHTIVGKLAQAVCNIENNPLPMHVTPPVSAMFDVLGRHAGLGMRLVFANLKVFYPLFNMLTKKTGGELNAMLRTTTAVTKMSGSDAFNVIPPKASIGINIRYLAEDGRENIISHFKRVIKNEDVKIEVKYDEEPSRYSKIDSPEFELLSDAIRQTWEKTLVTPYLMMACSDSRHYSKISDKVYRFSAMHLTKEERGLIHGNDERIRLNEFKRTLAFFVRIMNKF
- the arcA gene encoding arginine deiminase, with the translated sequence MAVINVTSEIGKLKKVLLHRPGKELLNLTPDKLDELLFDDIPFLKMAQKEHDAFADILSKNGVEVVYLEDLAAEAVSQSAEIREKFIKQYINEADIYSEYYQKMIYDFLNAIKDPKELILKTMEGVNANEIPFKNTHSLSHYVLDSGSMVINPMPNLYFTRDPFACIGNGVSLNKMYSVTRCRETIYGEYIFDHHPEYAGKVNRFYNRYDAPSIEGGDILNIGKDVLAIGLSQRTSANAIDSIANNIFDNETSPIKTVLAFQIPAIRAFMHLDTVFTQIDFDKFTIHPGILGPLRVFEITRGTKKGELNVKQIDSTLEKVLEKYTGAGKIELIQCAGGDKIAAEREQWNDGSNTLCISPGTIVVYERNDVTNEILNKKGLKVLEMPCGELSRGRGGPRCMSMPLLREDIR
- a CDS encoding type II toxin-antitoxin system HicA family toxin, whose translation is MAQYEKIVREILRKNGCAFVRHGKGDHDIWYSPINDCRFTVDSKIKSRHTANAIMKQSGIAHKF
- a CDS encoding DUF1902 domain-containing protein yields the protein MEYIIKINWDNEAGVWIATSDDIRGLVLESGSIDALMERVRYAVPDLLQENNQIPHNQTTLHFCAEKSERMYA
- a CDS encoding tRNA 2-thiocytidine biosynthesis TtcA family protein; the encoded protein is MANPKLFRTIDRAVFDYKMIEEGDRILLAASGGKDSTALAEYFSMRLKRPSPRFEVHAMHIATDVAPPLSPDLIKMFENWNIPLTIKTVSVLGRLKPNEKMNCWWCSTQRRTELNKFAMEEGFNKIALGHHLDDILETLLMNSLEKGILSTMPPVLKFEKYPVTMIRPLCLADLPMIIRHSEQAGYICSTCTCNFQENSARKTARSRLDRLTGGSYKLKINLFNSLKNILPEYLP
- a CDS encoding galactokinase, producing MNFNADIKNLENMDEAELKLELKKLFDEVYDASPEEGILIASPLSLTLMGEELDYNGGNVLNLCCDKSIYFFIRKNSSDKISLTDLVLNKKFEGLISGQAGKNQNPDSRKEGFASSIFNIILLTAQKINKHFENPLSGFDIMVFDKLRFKTGQTSLPAFEAGFCTGLLSIFKLKENFKVIASLCLEAEHEILNTKRGLSNQISSFSAKQDSLNLFDSRDLSFLSLPLNLREYGIVIIGTRSNSEAYRASSNIRYMECEEGLRILQNKLDLDHLCEITEADYTYYQPSFLDKTIMRRVKHCITENARTSKAVMALEKGDMDLLGKLLCESHISMRDDFELMSTEQNILFETAIIQRGCRGAKLVGNTEGCYILALVKKDALDEFYLEVHKRYFEKTGGSPEFFEFKSAAGVRIL
- the pdxS gene encoding pyridoxal 5'-phosphate synthase lyase subunit PdxS, with protein sequence MDILDKLRGGVIMDVTNPEQAKIAENAGAVAVMALERIPADIRAAGGVSRMSDPKMIKEIIKAVKIPVMAKVRIGHFVEASILEAIGIDFIDESEVLSPADEVYHVDKNKFKVPFVCGARNLGEALRRIQEGAKMIRTKGEAGTGDVIQAVKHMRQIQSEMRQLTCLREDELYVAAKNFQVPYALVEYVHKHGKLPVPNFSAGGVATPADAALMVHLGADGVFVGSGIFKSGDPAKRAAAIVKAVKNYDNPAILAEVSENLGPAMVGINEEEIKVIMSERGV
- a CDS encoding PsbP-related protein — encoded protein: MKKKLSILSFIFILISYLSSQDYYMDDFKDFTFEMPDGWETMTYPGLKYKIIYGDSVKGQNQNMIFVSEEVSGSMEEVVSEYLSGQKEPDDSASAYTVITQEKFENNYNLESRKIIIELPEGEGIAKHYFYLFKHNNILYICAATLSHDVEPEIVEMLDASMKTFQVLDKKEEE